A genomic region of Seriola aureovittata isolate HTS-2021-v1 ecotype China chromosome 21, ASM2101889v1, whole genome shotgun sequence contains the following coding sequences:
- the si:ch73-103b11.2 gene encoding uncharacterized protein si:ch73-103b11.2 isoform X3 — translation MSFKENPCRKFQANIFNKSKCQNCFKPRESHLLNDEDLNQAKPIYGGWLLLAPEGTNFDNPLHRSRKWQRRFFILYEHGLLRYALDEMPSTLPQGTINMNQCSDVIDGETRTGQKNSLCILTSEKEHFIRAECKEIINGWQEALTVYPRTNKQNQKKKRKVDPPTHQEPGPAKVTVTSSSSGGSIPCLPSSIASAERVPMSRATLWQEESRWSRATIPCSRSASCLSQLSQSQPDSSITTQDDGGTMNTGRKVRVESGYFSLEKTKSEPSPQSAQHSQPPQPPQHLPLSSSASSSSLGAPSPRYTSESDPQTSPYQPSQDPLPSPGALVSPSYSTISSSQSSLDSDPSGSTPTWEGCSGGGGSTNSVSGGGGRVGRSGREYAALSDVPRARRLSYREAFRSEKKRQELRARTRSPGREEVARLFGEERRRSQIIGRFEEGQHVERMDTSSSNEPTTNTVVIQRQGRSERRYLANKHEMSLDAGKDRSVPDVSSSTFANLRRAKSLDRRVTESSMTPDLLNFKKGWMTKLYEDGMWKKHWFVLTDQNLRYYKDSIAEEASELDGEIDLSTCHDVKEFPVQRNYGFQILCKEGACTLSAMTSGIRRNWIQAIMKNVRPTIAPDVTRKNISLKLSVLKPRSLPDEKIKAQVMLEPCPQVTPEPSPISEAPRSDVHRQPAGNNASVPPSESRKSRVRERRPEGRSKTFDWSEFKMDQTEKPLKERADTVDLSSSFSTTSSYCSPSSSPSSLASSPVSTSSLQTSSISGAHPPSLTEEAEKENVRRGVPPHSTTSATHMPNTVTVTMTSTLNAMPPVQPSKPESPEQGKMEVDHPTAIHPAGDDKGKRSSGVHEEIEQRWHQVETTPLREEKQVPITTALGNSGNSDRLPADELAALLDKELGQKQKELDRLQKQNNLLKEQLEDALGREQSAREGYVLQSATPPSSSPHRVPWQRLHKLNQDLQGELESQKRKQDLAQQQIRTLKRSYTEAQDAVDRHEADIQALQGKLASAMAEILASEQAVARMRNELKLEQERSKEQEVEYGQSEATLRAQLKDSEDRLREVEASLLERNQALRHLERQQALQRDHMREVQRLQERLQEVTARLSATEEGQALKEERLRKEQQSMQESHERERQNLCRKLAEAEMAQKEMEDRLLEAEQQVEALLRGRQTSGGKECREEMLKLQEELAQKIDMVESLRESVRRLEEEKGHLTYRCQELLNQIAEADREVNKLRNRLETEEADYYTLEHSYERATQEFQKMSQFLREKEEEIRQTKEMYERLVERKEEDLKEALVKMTALGNSLEETEQKLQAKEELLCQMSQSLLDKVEPCSAEKDLQAKLVVAEDRIAELEQHLNALQLGYADLRMERRQIPEQSKKGRVKTSVSLSPDTDLSLSFDNTLKTENSQDDKESQAKRSRIRFSSIQCQKYMSLESLVTGQERSTFVDMGQKVDEDVNEIIPLTEGNISSDITFPHTSDPERFITIIHALETKLLATEDKLRNLTQNLEEQRSTQAEDLSEIDLNLTENKHYPEKEFSCGSGIESTPANKHYAKALACVENSREKVRAILSGSHDSTGSQLHSLSEIESDLFNASLYIRQGQKTLEEQIPLVHQNQTPETLDKEALHLFAKTLSYEAVVLNKMALLMQTSKSDILEALAEIWEDIENIKRSDKDCLAIVYADVLTRKLMLESAFWKELEKAETDVGKCKEGNVSADVDVDATIFNTFIKAELAYSIQNLKLCYEEKFKILKRELTEAHNNVQQREMALKAIIEASKRPDLKNVIKEVKYNFGFSKQKLADIRPPELAPYMEQIEMESARDLAEEIVDRHLAGGMPSCGVDSIETLQNAHDNLANELQRQAAVLNKYAQEIESGGNHPGLAKMIHALFGHQTSHNFTSTSLCMREALIQAQVAYVACRLRAMHEQDLGWCKQTGQNMDALVQQHARNISAIQEKYQASLQEERLSFTQTVATLQIENQTLKSEISKRVNQLSQQQQHLALLEEHYQKDTKELNERHKKELRQAEQGRASTELALMETISDSQRKLEVLLVDMDTMKERHESYVRKLEEQFEQRICELQHIHIDKIQKLHSEYEESIQCVKEQLHDQKGPEVSHSPPCDEAIVPMEEEEQGKGEEAQNMSEVDSMVVLKDRIQELETQMNTMRDELENKHLEGDVASLREKYQRDFESLKATCERGFAAMEETHQKVIEDIQRQHQREISKLMEERERLLAEETAATIAAIEAMKNAHKEELEKTQRSQLSGLNSDIDELRLQYEEELQSIQRELEVLSEQYSQKCLENAHLAQALEAERQALRQCQRENQELNAHNQELNNRLSAEIIRMRSCFSGETAMSPLTQGKDVYELEVLLRIKESEIQYLKQEIHSLKDELQSALRDKKYATDKYKDIYTELSIVKAKADCDITKLKEKLLIATEALGERTVDGTVTSGYDIMKSKSNPDFIKKEQSTTSKQLRGIRSKSLKEGLTVQERMKLFEAKDSKKI, via the exons CCCAGCACTCTACCCCAGGGTACAATCAATATGAACCAGTGCTCTGACGTCATCGATGGGGAGACCAGGACAGGTCAGAAGAACTCGCTGTGCATCCTGACCTCTGAGAAAGAGCACTTCATACGGGCTGAATGTAAAGAAATCATCAACGG GTGGCAGGAGGCACTGACTGTGTACCCCAGGACCAACAAGCAGAACCAGAAGAAGAAACGCAAGGTTGATCCACCCACTCACCAG GAGCCCGGCCCTGCCAAGGTGACagtgaccagcagcagcagcggaggCAGCATCCCCTGCCTGCCCAGCAGCATTGCCAGTGCTGAGCGTGTCCCAATGAGCCGTGCCACCCTGTGGCAGGAGGAGAGCCGCTGGAGCAGGGCCACCATCCCCTGCAGCCGCAGTGCCTCCTGTCTCAGCCAGCTGAGCCAGAGCCAACCAGACTCCAGTATCACTACTCAAGACG ATGGTGGCACCATGAATACTGGACGCAAGGTACGCGTGGAGAGCGGTTACTTTTCCCTGGAGAAGACCAAGTCGGAGCCTTCTCCACAGTCTGCACAGCATTCCCAGCCACCCCAGCCACCTCAACATCTGCCCCTGTCCTCTTCagcatcatcctcctctttaGGAGCTCCCAGTCCCAGGTACACCTCCGAGTCAGACCCCCAAACTTCCCCTTATCAACCTTCCCAAGATCCTCTCCCTTCTCCAGGTGCACTTGTTTCCCCCAGCTACTCCACCATCAGCTCCTCCCAGAGCTCGCTGGACTCTGATCCCAGCGGCAGTACGCCCACCTGGGAGGGATgcagtggtggtggagggagcaCTAATAGTGTCAGTGGCGGCGGAGGCCGAGTAGGCCGGTCTGGCAGGGAGTATGCAGCGCTGTCGGACGTGCCACGGGCTCGCAGGCTGAGCTACCGAGAGGCGTTCCGCTCGGAGAAAAAGCGGCAAGAGCTGAGGGCACGGACACGGAGTCCTGGCAGAGAGGAGGTGGCTCGGCTGTTCGGGGAGGAGCGCAG GCGTTCTCAAATCATCGGCCGGTTCGAGGAGGGTCAGCATGTGGAACGTATGGACACAAGCAGCTCCAATGAGCCCACCACCAACACCGTTGTAATCCAGAGACAAGGCCGCAGTGAGAGACGCTATCTGGCTAATAAACAT gAGATGTCACTGGATGCAGGGAAAGATCGTTCAGTCCCTGATGTGTCCAGCTCCACTTTTGCCAACCTAAGAAGAGCCAAGTCACTGGACCGCAGAGTCACGGAGTCTTCAATGACT CCAGATCTGCTGAACTTCAAAAAAGGATGGATGACCAAGCTGTATGAAGATGGAATG tGGAAGAAACACTGGTTTGTCCTCACAGACCAGAATCTGAGGTACTATAAGGACTCAATAGCCGAGGAG GCTTCAGAACTGGATGGTGAGATTGATCTTTCCACTTGTCATGATGTCAAAGAGTTCCCGGTCCAGAGAAATTACGGCTTCCAAATCCTG TGTAAAGAGGGAGCATGCACCCTGTCAGCCATGACCTCTGGAATCCGTCGCAACTGGATTCAGGCCATTATGAAGAATGTGCGACCCACTATTGCCCCCGATGTCACCCG GAAAAACATCTCTCTGAAACTATCCGTTCTGAAGCCCAG ATCCCTCCCTGATGAGAAGATAAAAGCCCAAGTGATGTTGGAGCCGTGTCCACAGGTCACCCCTGAGCCAAGCCCCATTTCTGAGGCCCCCAGGTCTGACGTCCACAGACAGCCAGCTGGCAACAATGCCTCTGTTCCTCCCTCTGAGTCCCGTAAAAGCCGAGTTCGTGAGCGCAGACCAGAGGGCCGCTCTAAGACTTTTGATTGGTCTGAGTTCAAAATGGATCAGACCGAAAAGCCTTTGAAGGAACGAGCAGACACCGTCGACCTCAGTTCATCGTTCTCCACAACTTCCTCATAttgctctccctcctcttcaccttcTTCATTAGCGTCCTCTCCCGTCTCTACCTCCTCCCTCCAAACCTCCTCGATATCAGGCGCTCACCCACCTTCTCtgacagaagaagcagaaaaggAGAATGTCAGGAGGGGTGTACCTCCACACAGCACAACCAGTGCAACCCACATGCCAAATACTGTTACTGTTACCATGACTTCCACTCTAAACGCTATGCCACCGGTACAGCCATCGAAGCCTGAAAGCCCAGAGCAGGGAAAGATGGAAGTAGACCACCCCACAGCCATTCACCCTGCAGGTGACGATAAGGGCAAAAGAAGCTCAGGTGTCCATGAAGAGATTGAGCAGCGATGGCATCAAGTGGAGACAACACCGCTGAGAGAAGAGAAGCAAGTGCCCATCACCACAGCTTTAGGAAACTCTGGTAACTCCGACAGATTGCCTGCGGATGAGCTTGCTGCGCTGCTAGACAAAGAG ttgGGACAGAAGCAGAAGGAGCTAGACCGACTACAGAAGCAGAACAACCTTTTAAAGGAGCAGCTGGAAGACGCACTAGGGAGAGAACAGAGTGCCAGAGAGGGCTATGTACTGCAG AGTGCAACACCCCCTTCCTCTTCACCGCACAGAGTGCCATGGCAACGCTTGCACAAGCTTAATCAAGATTTGCAGGGTGAATTGGAGTCCCAAAAGCGCAAGCAGGACCTTGCTCAGCAGCAGATTCGGACACTGAAGAGAAGCTACACCGAAGCCCAGGATGCTGTAGACCGCCATGAGGCTGATATTCAGGCTCTGCAGGGGAAACTAGCTTCTGCAATGGCTGAAATCTTAGCCAGTGAACAAGCTGTGGCTCGAATGCGCAATGAGCTCAAGCTAGAGCAGGAGCGCTCAAAGGAACAAGAAGTGGAATATGGACAAAGTGAGGCCACCCTCCGAGCCCAGCTAAAGGACAGTGAAGACAGACTCCGTGAAGTAGAGGCCAGTCTCTTGGAGAGGAACCAGGCCCTTAGGCACCTGGAGCGCCAGCAGGCCCTGCAGCGAGACCACATGAGAGAGGTGCAGAGGTTGCAGGAGAGGCTACAAGAGGTCACAGCTCGACTTAGTGCCACTGAAGAGGGTCAAGCACTGAAGGAGGAGCGCCTGAGGAAGGAGCAGCAGAGCATGCAAGAAAGTCatgagagggaaagacagaacCTGTGCAGAAAATTAGCTGAGGCTGAAATGGCACaaaaagagatggaggataGACTGCTGGAGGCTGAGCAGCAGGTAGAGGCTCTATTAAGAGGGAGGCAGACCTCGGGAGGAAAAGAATGCAGGGAGGAAATGTTAAAGTTGCAAGAGGAGCTGGCCCAGAAGATTGACATGGTTGAGTCATTGAGGGAGAGTGTGCGTAGGCTAGAAGAAGAGAAAGGCCATCTCACTTATCGCTGTCAGGAGCTTCTTAATCAGATTGCAGAAGCAGACCGAGAGGTGAATAAGCTCCGCAATCGTCTGGAAACCGAAGAGGCCGATTACTACACCCTGGAACACTCGTATGAAAGGGCTACCCAAGAGTTTCAGAAAATGAGCCAGTTCCttagagaaaaagaggaagagatccGGCAGACTAAGGAGATGTATGAGAGGCTGGTGGAACGCAAAGAAGAGGACCTAAAAGAGGCACTTGTTAAAATGACTGCACTTGGCAACAGCTTGGAGGAAACGGAACAGAAGTTGCAAGCTAAAGAGGAGCTTCTCTGTCAAATGAGTCAAAGCCTCTTAGATAAAGTTGAACCATGTAGTGCTGAAAAGGATCTGCAAGCCAAGCTTGTGGTTGCAGAGGACCGCATTGCAGAACTAGAGCAACATCTAAATGCCCTGCAGCTGGGCTATGCTGACCTACGCATGGAAAGACGGCAAATCCCAGAGCAGAGCAAGAAAGGAAGAGTTAAAACATCAGTCTCCTTATCACCAGACACAGACCTTTCACTTTCCTTTGACAATACACTCAAGACAGAGAACTCCCAAGATGATAAGGAGTCTCAAGCTAAGAGATCAAGGATACGATTTTCAAGTATTCAGTGCCAAAAATACATGAGCTTAGAGAGCCTGGTCACAGGCCAGGAGAGAAGTACGTTTGTGGACATGGGACAAAAGGTGGATGAAGATGTAAATGAAATCATCCCTTTAACTGAAGGAAATATCTCCTCTGATATCACATTCCCACATACTAGTGACCCAGAGAGGTTTATCACCATCATACATGCCCTGGAGACTAAACTGCTTGCCACTGAGGATAAGCTAAGAAACCTAACACAGAATCTCGAAGAGCAGCGATCCACCCAAGCAGAAGACTTATCCGAGATTGATCTaaatttgacagaaaataagCACTACCCAGAGAAAGAGTTCAGTTGTGGAAGTGGGATAGAGAGTACTCCTGCCAATAAGCATTACGCCAAGGCCCTGGCGTGCGTAGAAAATAGTCGAGAGAAAGTCAGGGCTATTCTCAGTGGATCTCATGATTCCACTGGTTCACAGCTGCATTCATTGTCAGAGATAGAGAGCGACTTGTTCAATGCGTCACTGTACATCCGACAAGGACAAAAGACATTGGAAGAGCAAATACCACTTGTCCATCAGAATCAAACTCCAGAGACTCTAGATAAAGAAGCTTTGCACCTCTTTGCCAAAACCTTGTCTTATGAGGCAGTAGTTTTGAACAAGATGGCTTTGTTAATGCAGACCTCAAAGTCTGACATCCTAGAAGCTCTTGCGGAGATATGGGAAGACATAGAGAACATTAAAAGGAGTGACAAAGATTGCTTGGCTATAGTTTACGCTGATGTCTTGACCAGGAAGTTGATGTTAGAGAGTGCATTCTGGAAAGAGTTGGAGAAagctgagacagatgttggtaAATGCAAAGAGGGCAATGTGTCAGCTGATGTGGATGTTGATGCCACGATCTTTAACACCTTCATTAAAGCAGAACTAGCCTATTCAATTCAAAACCTTAAACTTTGCTATGAAGAGAAATTCAAAATACTGAAAAGGGAGTTGACTGAAGCTCATAATAATGTACAGCAAAGGGAAATGGCTCTGAAAGCAATTATTGAAGCTTCCAAAAGGCctgatttgaaaaatgtaataaaagaaGTCAAATATAACTTTGGGTTTAGTAAACAAAAGTTGGCTGACATTCGACCCCCTGAACTTGCGCCCTACATGGAGCAGATTGAAATGGAATCAGCTCGAGACCTGGCTGAGGAAATTGTAGACAGACACTTGGCTGGAGGGATGCCCTCGTGTGGCGTTGACTCTATTGAAACACTGCAAAATGCACATGACAATCTGGCTAATGAGCTTCAGAGACAAGCAGCAGTCCTCAATAAGTATGCCCAAGAGATAGAAAGTGGTGGAAACCATCCTGGGCTGGCTAAAATGATCCACGCTCTTTTCGGGCACCAAACTTCACATAATTTCACAAGTACTTCTCTTTGTATGCGTGAAGCCCTTATCCAGGCGCAAGTGGCTTATGTGGCATGCAGGTTACGGGCCATGCATGAACAAGATTTGGGCTGGTGTAAACAGACAGGTCAGAACATGGATGCTCTCGTCCAGCAGCATGCCCGCAACATCAGTGCAATCCAAGAGAAATACCAAGCGTCCCTACAGGAGGAGCGTCTGAGCTTCACACAGACGGTGGCCACTCTCCAGATTGAGAACCAAACACTGAAGAGTGAGATCAGCAAACGTGTGAACCAGctctcccagcagcagcagcacctggcCCTCCTGGAGGAGCATTACCAGAAGGACACTAAAGAGCTGAATGAGAGGCACAAGAAGGAGCTACGCCAAGCAGAGCAAGGCCGTGCTTCAACGGAGCTGGCCCTCATGGAGACGATATCTGACAGCCAACGAAAGTTAGAGGTCCTGCTGGTGGACATGGACACCATGAAGGAGCGGCACGAGAGTTATGTGAGGAAACTGGAGGAGCAGTTTGAGCAGAGGATCTGTGAGCTCCAGCACATCCACATCGACAAGATTCAAAAGTTACATTCTGAGTATGAGGAAAGCATTCAATGTGTCAAAGAGCAACTGCATGACCAAAAAGGCCCTGAGGTTTCACACTCGCCACCATGTGATGAGGCCATAGTACcaatggaagaggaggagcaggggaagGGGGAGGAAGCACAAAATATGTCTGAGGTGGACTCCATGGTGGTTCTGAAGGACCGGATTCAGGAGCTGGAGACTCAGATGAACACCATGAGAGACGAACTGGAGAACAAGCACCTCGAAGGAGATGTGGCCAGCCTGAGAGAGAAATACCAGAGAGACTTTGAAAGTCTTAAG GCCACATGCGAACGTGGCTTTGCTGCAATGGAAGAAACACACCAGAAGGTGATAGAAGACATCCAGAGGCAGCATCAGAGGGAGATTTCCAAACTTATGGAAGAGCGAGAGAGACTGTTGGCTGAAGAGACTGCCGCAACAATTGCTG CTATTGAAGCTATGAAAAATGCACACAAGGAGGAACTGGAGAAGACCCAGCGCTCACAACTGAGTGGACTGAACTCTGACATTGATGAGCTTCGCTTACAATACGA ggaggagctgcagtccATCCAGAGAGAACTGGAGGTGTTGTCAGAGCAGTATTCTCAGAAATGTCTGGAGAACGCTCACCTGGCCCAGGCGCTGGAGGCCGAGAGGCAGGCCCTCAGgcagtgtcagagagagaacCAGGAGCTAAATGCTCACAACCAG GAATTAAATAACAGACTGAGTGCAGAAATCATTCGGATGCGATCCTGTTTCAGCGGAGAAACGGCGATGTCACCACTCACCCAGGGCAAAGATGTGTATGAACTGGAG GTGTTGCTGAGAATTAAGGAGTCAGAGATCCAGTACCTTAAACAGGAAATCCACTCTTTGAAAGATGAACTGCAGTCTGCTTTAAGG GACAAGAAATATGCCACAGACAAATATAAGGACATATATACAGAGCTCAGTATTGTGAAAGCAAAGGctgactgtgacatcaccaaactGAAGGAGAAACTGCTCATCGCCACAGAAGCTTTAGGCGAGAGGACTGTCGATGGAACAGTCACGTCTGGATACG atatcatgaaatcaaaaagtaatccagattttattaaaaaagaacaatCAACAACCTCCAAGCAATTAAGAGGCATAAGGTCAAAG AGCCTGAAAGAGGGACTTACCGTGCAGGAGCGCATGAAGCTTTTTGAGGCAAAAGATTCCAAAAAGATTTGA
- the si:ch73-103b11.2 gene encoding myosin phosphatase Rho-interacting protein isoform X7, whose amino-acid sequence MSFKENPCRKFQANIFNKSKCQNCFKPRESHLLNDEDLNQAKPIYGGWLLLAPEGTNFDNPLHRSRKWQRRFFILYEHGLLRYALDEMPSTLPQGTINMNQCSDVIDGETRTGQKNSLCILTSEKEHFIRAECKEIINGWQEALTVYPRTNKQNQKKKRKVDPPTHQEPGPAKVTVTSSSSGGSIPCLPSSIASAERVPMSRATLWQEESRWSRATIPCSRSASCLSQLSQSQPDSSITTQDDGGTMNTGRKVRVESGYFSLEKTKSEPSPQSAQHSQPPQPPQHLPLSSSASSSSLGAPSPRYTSESDPQTSPYQPSQDPLPSPGALVSPSYSTISSSQSSLDSDPSGSTPTWEGCSGGGGSTNSVSGGGGRVGRSGREYAALSDVPRARRLSYREAFRSEKKRQELRARTRSPGREEVARLFGEERRRSQIIGRFEEGQHVERMDTSSSNEPTTNTVVIQRQGRSERRYLANKHEMSLDAGKDRSVPDVSSSTFANLRRAKSLDRRVTESSMTPDLLNFKKGWMTKLYEDGMWKKHWFVLTDQNLRYYKDSIAEEASELDGEIDLSTCHDVKEFPVQRNYGFQILCKEGACTLSAMTSGIRRNWIQAIMKNVRPTIAPDVTRSLPDEKIKAQVMLEPCPQVTPEPSPISEAPRSDVHRQPAGNNASVPPSESRKSRVRERRPEGRSKTFDWSEFKMDQTEKPLKERADTVDLSSSFSTTSSYCSPSSSPSSLASSPVSTSSLQTSSISGAHPPSLTEEAEKENVRRGVPPHSTTSATHMPNTVTVTMTSTLNAMPPVQPSKPESPEQGKMEVDHPTAIHPAGDDKGKRSSGVHEEIEQRWHQVETTPLREEKQVPITTALGNSGNSDRLPADELAALLDKELGQKQKELDRLQKQNNLLKEQLEDALGREQSAREGYVLQATCERGFAAMEETHQKVIEDIQRQHQREISKLMEERERLLAEETAATIAAIEAMKNAHKEELEKTQRSQLSGLNSDIDELRLQYEEELQSIQRELEVLSEQYSQKCLENAHLAQALEAERQALRQCQRENQELNAHNQELNNRLSAEIIRMRSCFSGETAMSPLTQGKDVYELEVLLRIKESEIQYLKQEIHSLKDELQSALRDKKYATDKYKDIYTELSIVKAKADCDITKLKEKLLIATEALGERTVDGTVTSGYDIMKSKSNPDFIKKEQSTTSKQLRGIRSKSLKEGLTVQERMKLFEAKDSKKI is encoded by the exons CCCAGCACTCTACCCCAGGGTACAATCAATATGAACCAGTGCTCTGACGTCATCGATGGGGAGACCAGGACAGGTCAGAAGAACTCGCTGTGCATCCTGACCTCTGAGAAAGAGCACTTCATACGGGCTGAATGTAAAGAAATCATCAACGG GTGGCAGGAGGCACTGACTGTGTACCCCAGGACCAACAAGCAGAACCAGAAGAAGAAACGCAAGGTTGATCCACCCACTCACCAG GAGCCCGGCCCTGCCAAGGTGACagtgaccagcagcagcagcggaggCAGCATCCCCTGCCTGCCCAGCAGCATTGCCAGTGCTGAGCGTGTCCCAATGAGCCGTGCCACCCTGTGGCAGGAGGAGAGCCGCTGGAGCAGGGCCACCATCCCCTGCAGCCGCAGTGCCTCCTGTCTCAGCCAGCTGAGCCAGAGCCAACCAGACTCCAGTATCACTACTCAAGACG ATGGTGGCACCATGAATACTGGACGCAAGGTACGCGTGGAGAGCGGTTACTTTTCCCTGGAGAAGACCAAGTCGGAGCCTTCTCCACAGTCTGCACAGCATTCCCAGCCACCCCAGCCACCTCAACATCTGCCCCTGTCCTCTTCagcatcatcctcctctttaGGAGCTCCCAGTCCCAGGTACACCTCCGAGTCAGACCCCCAAACTTCCCCTTATCAACCTTCCCAAGATCCTCTCCCTTCTCCAGGTGCACTTGTTTCCCCCAGCTACTCCACCATCAGCTCCTCCCAGAGCTCGCTGGACTCTGATCCCAGCGGCAGTACGCCCACCTGGGAGGGATgcagtggtggtggagggagcaCTAATAGTGTCAGTGGCGGCGGAGGCCGAGTAGGCCGGTCTGGCAGGGAGTATGCAGCGCTGTCGGACGTGCCACGGGCTCGCAGGCTGAGCTACCGAGAGGCGTTCCGCTCGGAGAAAAAGCGGCAAGAGCTGAGGGCACGGACACGGAGTCCTGGCAGAGAGGAGGTGGCTCGGCTGTTCGGGGAGGAGCGCAG GCGTTCTCAAATCATCGGCCGGTTCGAGGAGGGTCAGCATGTGGAACGTATGGACACAAGCAGCTCCAATGAGCCCACCACCAACACCGTTGTAATCCAGAGACAAGGCCGCAGTGAGAGACGCTATCTGGCTAATAAACAT gAGATGTCACTGGATGCAGGGAAAGATCGTTCAGTCCCTGATGTGTCCAGCTCCACTTTTGCCAACCTAAGAAGAGCCAAGTCACTGGACCGCAGAGTCACGGAGTCTTCAATGACT CCAGATCTGCTGAACTTCAAAAAAGGATGGATGACCAAGCTGTATGAAGATGGAATG tGGAAGAAACACTGGTTTGTCCTCACAGACCAGAATCTGAGGTACTATAAGGACTCAATAGCCGAGGAG GCTTCAGAACTGGATGGTGAGATTGATCTTTCCACTTGTCATGATGTCAAAGAGTTCCCGGTCCAGAGAAATTACGGCTTCCAAATCCTG TGTAAAGAGGGAGCATGCACCCTGTCAGCCATGACCTCTGGAATCCGTCGCAACTGGATTCAGGCCATTATGAAGAATGTGCGACCCACTATTGCCCCCGATGTCACCCG ATCCCTCCCTGATGAGAAGATAAAAGCCCAAGTGATGTTGGAGCCGTGTCCACAGGTCACCCCTGAGCCAAGCCCCATTTCTGAGGCCCCCAGGTCTGACGTCCACAGACAGCCAGCTGGCAACAATGCCTCTGTTCCTCCCTCTGAGTCCCGTAAAAGCCGAGTTCGTGAGCGCAGACCAGAGGGCCGCTCTAAGACTTTTGATTGGTCTGAGTTCAAAATGGATCAGACCGAAAAGCCTTTGAAGGAACGAGCAGACACCGTCGACCTCAGTTCATCGTTCTCCACAACTTCCTCATAttgctctccctcctcttcaccttcTTCATTAGCGTCCTCTCCCGTCTCTACCTCCTCCCTCCAAACCTCCTCGATATCAGGCGCTCACCCACCTTCTCtgacagaagaagcagaaaaggAGAATGTCAGGAGGGGTGTACCTCCACACAGCACAACCAGTGCAACCCACATGCCAAATACTGTTACTGTTACCATGACTTCCACTCTAAACGCTATGCCACCGGTACAGCCATCGAAGCCTGAAAGCCCAGAGCAGGGAAAGATGGAAGTAGACCACCCCACAGCCATTCACCCTGCAGGTGACGATAAGGGCAAAAGAAGCTCAGGTGTCCATGAAGAGATTGAGCAGCGATGGCATCAAGTGGAGACAACACCGCTGAGAGAAGAGAAGCAAGTGCCCATCACCACAGCTTTAGGAAACTCTGGTAACTCCGACAGATTGCCTGCGGATGAGCTTGCTGCGCTGCTAGACAAAGAG ttgGGACAGAAGCAGAAGGAGCTAGACCGACTACAGAAGCAGAACAACCTTTTAAAGGAGCAGCTGGAAGACGCACTAGGGAGAGAACAGAGTGCCAGAGAGGGCTATGTACTGCAG GCCACATGCGAACGTGGCTTTGCTGCAATGGAAGAAACACACCAGAAGGTGATAGAAGACATCCAGAGGCAGCATCAGAGGGAGATTTCCAAACTTATGGAAGAGCGAGAGAGACTGTTGGCTGAAGAGACTGCCGCAACAATTGCTG CTATTGAAGCTATGAAAAATGCACACAAGGAGGAACTGGAGAAGACCCAGCGCTCACAACTGAGTGGACTGAACTCTGACATTGATGAGCTTCGCTTACAATACGA ggaggagctgcagtccATCCAGAGAGAACTGGAGGTGTTGTCAGAGCAGTATTCTCAGAAATGTCTGGAGAACGCTCACCTGGCCCAGGCGCTGGAGGCCGAGAGGCAGGCCCTCAGgcagtgtcagagagagaacCAGGAGCTAAATGCTCACAACCAG GAATTAAATAACAGACTGAGTGCAGAAATCATTCGGATGCGATCCTGTTTCAGCGGAGAAACGGCGATGTCACCACTCACCCAGGGCAAAGATGTGTATGAACTGGAG GTGTTGCTGAGAATTAAGGAGTCAGAGATCCAGTACCTTAAACAGGAAATCCACTCTTTGAAAGATGAACTGCAGTCTGCTTTAAGG GACAAGAAATATGCCACAGACAAATATAAGGACATATATACAGAGCTCAGTATTGTGAAAGCAAAGGctgactgtgacatcaccaaactGAAGGAGAAACTGCTCATCGCCACAGAAGCTTTAGGCGAGAGGACTGTCGATGGAACAGTCACGTCTGGATACG atatcatgaaatcaaaaagtaatccagattttattaaaaaagaacaatCAACAACCTCCAAGCAATTAAGAGGCATAAGGTCAAAG AGCCTGAAAGAGGGACTTACCGTGCAGGAGCGCATGAAGCTTTTTGAGGCAAAAGATTCCAAAAAGATTTGA